From Panicum hallii strain FIL2 chromosome 2, PHallii_v3.1, whole genome shotgun sequence, a single genomic window includes:
- the LOC112883058 gene encoding ubiquitin carboxyl-terminal hydrolase 17-like, whose amino-acid sequence MEVSAAVALVVAVALMALGMAASGWLQRAEARREEVRRLAWQAAEEVEIAEREEAYCYGQYGGVFVRASDVPEAPPLWAAPEAAPAPKEAEDEVAVPAAAAAAAAASPPAGKGVCAMCARPTTFRCKRCKSVNYCTFKCQIDHWRKGHRDECHPPGLGATRDGTPENVVARVELKDMPSDKPSNTAEASAEHSQFTGKAESVDCSRLTTTSKASKVNDTAVHEKNYLTTHDQHTELERELEQSNKQAPGTDNHESSRNLPCISAVDKVSSTHSSEDGLSCNPSKRGDNSPGLCARPDITGVVPNNPSIEKKYARQQTTSKVVRHYPTELALFPYKHFIELYNFEKLELHPFGLCNLGNSCYANAVLQCLAFTRPLTAYLLEGYHSRNCSKKEWCFMCELEKVLTEGKRGNAPVSPTGILSHLNEIGTSFGQGREEDAHEFLRYAIDTMQSASMKEAKKNGVHKLAEESTLVQLIFGGYLQSKIICAKCQVSSAQSERILDLTVEIDGDVNTLEGALRRFTSSEVLDGDNRYHCSRCMSYERAKKKLTISEAPNILTIALKRYQSGVFGKISKDVKFPEHLNLSQFMCKTDDYSPVYSLYAVVVHHDVMNTTISGHYVCYVKDPQGKWHEMDDSKVKPVSLKKVLSKCAYMLLYARCSPRVPESVRKAMFKQDASHAKKPKQMADSGSTPLGGSYLSMHQGGELCKDHAVHNHTYTLEASDAWSYQVPGFSRSDSSSLFSNSDAGSSSTLSSNSTNSSRNLASMEYDYIFGTSDHMHPVSSSVIPEEDELSYLRQRSSCNPSSSGHDMDPAGEFARQNQHRLQVGRGVLEDGGENPSFYTDQGKQHGSSSSRNRSFGRSCKLTEQRRYTGAAFSLEGQLGRGFSRHFTGRGGLGL is encoded by the exons ATGGAGGtgtcggcggcggtggcgctggtggTCGCCGTCGCGCTCATGGCGCTGGGCATGGCGGCGAGCGGCTGGCTGCAGCGCGCGGAGGCGCGGCGGGAGGAGGTGCGCCGCCTCGCGTggcaggcggcggaggaggtcgaGATCGCCGAGAGGGAGGAGGCCTACTGCTACGGCCAGTACGGCGGCGTGTTCGTGCGCGCGTCCGACGTCCCCGAGGCGCCCCCGCTGTGGGCGGCGCCGGAGGCGGCCCCCGCGCCGAAGGAGGCGGAGGATGAGGTGGCggtgcctgctgctgctgctgcggcggcggcggcctccccTCCGGCGGGGAAGGGCGTCTGCGCGATGTGCGCCAGGCCGACGACGTTCCGGTGCAAGCGATGCAAGAGCGTCAACTACTG CACCTTCAAATGCCAAATAGATCACTGGAGAAAAGGACACAGAGATGAATGCCATCCACCAGGTCTTGGTGCCACACGAGATGGTACACCAGAGAATGTGGTGGCTCGAGTAGAGCTCAAGGATATGCCCTCTGATAAGCCATCGAATACAGCAGAGGCCTCTGCGGAACATTCTCAGTTTACTGGGAAGGCAGAATCTGTTGATTGCTCAAGGCTTACGACTACAAGTAAAGCTAGCAAAGTTAATGACACTGCTGTTCATGAAAAAAATTATCTCACTACTCATGACCAGCATACTGAGTTGGAGAGAGAATTGGAGCAATCCAACAAGCAAGCTCCTGGAACAGATAACCATGAAAGCTCTAGAAACTTGCCATGCATTTCAGCTGTTGACAAAGTTTCTTCCACTCACAGTAGTGAAGATGGTTTATCATGCAACCCATCTAAAAGGGGAGATAACTCGCCTGGTTTATGTGCAAGGCCAGATATTACAGGAGTGGTGCCAAATAATCCATCAATAGAAAAGAAATATGCCAGACAACAAACAACTTCAAAAGTTGTGAGGCATTATCCAACAGAATTG GCACTTTTTCCATACAAACACTTCatcgagctctacaacttcgAGAAGTTGGAACTGCATCCTTTTGGTCTATGCAACCTTGGCAATAG CTGCTATGCAAATGCTGTTCTTCAGTGTTTGGCATTTACCCGACCACTTACAGCCTATCTTTTGGAAGGATATCATTCACGAAATT gTTCCAAAAAGGAATGGTGCTTCATGTGTGAGTTGGAAAAGGTCCTGACAGAGGGCAAGCGTGGAAATGCTCCAGTATCACCTACTGGAATACTATCTCATCTGAATGAGATTGGGACTAGCTTTGGCCAGGGTAGAGAAGAAGATGCTCACGAATTTCTAAG GTATGCAATTGATACTATGCAATCTGCTAGCATGAAGGAAGCAAAGAAAAATGGTGTCCATAAGCTAGCTGAAGAATCAACTCTGGTACAGTTAATATTTGGGGGCTATCTACAATCTAAG ATAATATGCGCAAAGTGCCAGGTCAGTTCAGCACAGTCTGAACGTATTTTGGATTTAACTGTTGAAATAGATGGGGATGTCAATACCCTTGAAGGTGCACTTCGTCGGTTCACATCTTCAGAAGTTTTAGATGGTGATAATAGATACCATTGTAGCAG ATGCATGTCTTATGAGCGTGCCAAAAAGAAGTTGACAATATCAGAGGCGCCAAATATTCTGACAATCGCACTGAAAAGATATCAG TCTGGTGTTTTTGGTAAGATCAGCAAGGATGTCAAGTTCCCAGAGCACTTGAATTTGTCCCAATTCATGTGCAAAACAGATGATTATAGCCCTGTGTACAGCTTGTATGCTGTGGTTGTCCATCATGATGTCATGAATACAACCATCTCTGGTCATTATGTATGTTATGTGAAGGATCCTCAGGGGAAGTGGCACGAGATGGACGATAGCAAG GTGAAACCTGTTTCTCTCAAAAAGGTCCTGTCAAAATGTGCATACATGCTGCTTTATGCAAG GTGTTCACCGCGTGTCCCAGAGTCTGTTAGGAAAGCAATGTTTAAACAAGATGCATCGCATGCTAAGAAACCCAAGCAGATGGCAGATTCAGGATCCACTCCTTTGGGAGGCAGTTACTTGAGCATGCACCAAGGTGGAGAGTTGTGCAAGGATCATGCAGTGCACAACCACACATACACATTGGAAGCATCCGACGCATGGTCGTACCAGGTACCAGGCTTTAGTCGAAGCGACAGCTCCTCACTGTTCAGCAACTCTGATGCAGGGTCAAGCAGCACTCTCAGCAGCAATAGCACTAACAGCAGCAGGAACTTGGCTAGCATGGAGTATGACTACATATTTGGAACCTCGGATCATATGCACCCAGTGAGCTCATCAGTCATACCTGAGGAAGACGAGCTGAGCTACTTGCGGCAAAGGTCTAGCTGCAACCCTAGCTCCTCAGGCCATGACATGGATCCGGCAGGTGAGTTTGCGCGACAGAACCAACACAGGCTTCAGGTTGGCAGAGGGGTTTTGGAAGATGGTGGGGAGAACCCATCCTTCTACACTGACCAAGGTAAACAACACGGTAGCAGTAGTAGTCGAAATCGTAGTTTTGGTAGAAGCTGTAAGTTAACAGAACAGCGTAGGTATACAGGGGCGGCCTTTTCCTTAGAAGGTCAACTAGGGAGAGGATTTTCCAGGCATTTTACTGGCAGGGGGGGCTTGGGTTTGTAG
- the LOC112883063 gene encoding uncharacterized protein LOC112883063, with protein MEPSPSSSSPPPARRWPPEVRRVRKRALEEVLEQVQRAVEMLRDADPDLGVSLLSEDTGAAPPEGEDRKGGTGDDADDGATSSVASDSDYETAQMCDLLKSKVESLEFLKKLEGIQKSVYQDGAVEPDISWDIVKAVDLWEDDDPDDGYVLVKQEDVVDGITSFMAAYLLSLKKTKDLSPDQLQNALQKTFSAEKKKSRIRKAWDGTKVIYNVASWGATAVGVYNNQALLTVATTAFRTSYRVISKFL; from the exons ATGGAGCCCTCGccatcctcctcctcgccgccgcccgcgcgccggtGGCCGCCGGAGGTGAGGAGGGTGCGGAAGCGGGCGCTGGAGGAGGTGCTGGAGCAGGTCCAGCGGGCGGTCGAGATGCTTCGCGATGCCGACCCTGATCTCGGCGTGTCCCTCCTCTCGGAGGACACCGGAGCGGCGCCGCCGGAGGGCGAGGACCGCAAGGGCGGTACCGGTGACGATGCAGATGACGGGGCGACGTCGTCGGTGGCGAGTGACTCCGACTACGAGACGGCCCAG ATGTGTGACCTTCTTAAATCTAAGGTTGAATCGCTTGAGTTTCTTAAAAAGCTCGAGGGTATTCAGAAGTCAGTATATCAAGATGGTGCAG TTGAACCTGATATATCATGGGATATAGTGAAGGCAGTGGATTTGTGGGAAGATGATGACCCAGATGATGGGTATGTTCTTGTTAAGCAGGAGGACGTAGTTGATGGGATCACTTCCTTTATGGCCGCATACTTGTTATCGCTCAAAAAAACTAAG GACCTGTCTCCTGATCAACTTCAGAATG CGCTTCAGAAaacattttcagctgaaaagaagAAAAGCAGAATCAGGAAGGCCTGGGATGGGACTAAAGTCATTTATAATGTTGCTTCATGGGGCGCTACAGCTGTTGG CGTCTACAATAACCAAGCATTACTTACGGTCGCAACTACAGCCTTTCGGACGTCCTACCGTGTGATATCCAAGTTTCTGTGA
- the LOC112883059 gene encoding glucose-6-phosphate isomerase 1, chloroplastic, giving the protein MASISGAAAPPSSAACRLRLRRHLLLRPSHLRLRAPHSIADLSRSSNSAPTPAQPLGSAAEANGSGGRRAVEKDPIKLWERYVEWLYQHKELGLFVDVSRMGFTEEFLQQMEPRMQRAFAAMRELEKGAIANPDEGRMVGHYWLRDPSLAPNSFLRNKIETALDSVLAFSQDIVSGKIQSPSGRFTSILSIGIGGSALGPQFVAEALAPDNPPLKIRFIDNTDPAGIDHQIAQLGPELATTLVIVISKSGGTPETRNGLLEVQKAFRDAGLEFSKQGVAITQENSLLDNTARIEGWLARFPMFDWVGGRTSEMSAVGLLPAALQGIDIKEMLVGAALMDEETRNTVVKENPAALLALCWYWASEGIGKKDMVVLPYKDSLLLLSRYLQQLVMESLGKEFDLDGNRVNQGLTVYGNKGSTDQHAYIQQLREGVHNFFVTFIEVLRDRPPGHDWELEPGVTCGDYLFGMLQGTRSALYANDRESISVTVQEVTPRAVGALVALYERAVGIYASLVNINAYHQPGVEAGKKAAGEVLALQKRVLTVLNEATCKDPAEALTLDEIADRCHCPEDIEMIYKIIQHMAANDRALIAEGSCGSPRSIKVYLGECNVDEEDMQAA; this is encoded by the exons ATGGCGTCCAtctccggcgcggcggcgccgccctcGTCCGCTGCGTgccggctgcggctgcggcggcacctcctgctccgcccctcccacctccgcctccgcgcgccCCACTCCATCGCCGACCTCTCCCGCTCATCCAACTCCGCCCCGACCCCGGCCCAGCCGCTGGGCTCCGCGGCGGAGGCgaacggcagcggcggccgccgcgcggtGGAGAAGGACCCGATCAAGCTGTGGGAGCGCTACGTCGAGTGGCTCTACCAGCACAAGGAGCTCGGCCTCTTCGTCGACGTCAGCCGGATGGGGTTCACGGAGGAGTTCCTGCAGCAGATGGAGCCGCGGATGCAGCGCGCCTTCGCCGCCATGCGGGAGCTCGAGAAGGGCGCCATCGCCAACCCCGACGAGGGCCGCATGGTGGGGCACTACTGGCTCCGCGACCCGTCCCTCGCACCCAACTCCTTCCTCCGCAACAAGATCGAGACCGCGCTCGACAGCGTCCTCGCCTTCTCCCAAGACATCGTCTCCGGCAAG ATTCAATCGCCATCTGGTCGCTTCACTTCAATCCTTTCTATAGGAATCGGAGGGTCAGCTTTGGGCCCTCAATTTGTCGCTGAGGCACTTGCACCTGATAACCCTCCATTGAAG ATAAGGTTTATTGACAACACTGATCCTGCTGGGATTGATCATCAAATTGCTCAGCTAGGACCTGAGCTAGCGACTACTCTTGTAATTGTCATTTCTAAG AGTGGAGGCACACCTGAAACCCGCAATGGTCTACTGGAAGTACAGAAAGCCTTCCGAGATGCGGGGCTGGAATTCTCGAAACAG GGTGTTGCAATTACTCAAGAAAATTCTCTGTTGGATAACACTGCCAGAATAGAGGGATGGTTAGCTCGATTTCCTATGTTTGACTGGGTCGGTGGCAGAACTTCGGAAATGTCAGCTGTGGGTTTACTTCCAGCAGCATTGCAG GGTATTGATATCAAGGAAATGCTAGTTGGCGCAGCTTTAATGGATGAGGAAACCAGGAACACTGTG GTTAAAGAAAATCCCGCAGCATTGCTTGCATTATGTTGGTACTGGGCATCAGAAGGGATAGGCAAGAAG GATATGGTTGTGCTTCCTTACAAAGATAGTTTGCTACTTCTGAGTAGATATTTGCAACAACTTGTCATGGAATCTCTTGGGAAAGAATTCGACCTGGATGGCAACCGG GTTAATCAAGGGCTAACTGTATATGGTAACAAAGGAAGCACTGACCAGCATGC TTACATTCAGCAGCTGAGAGAAGGTGTACACAACTTCTTCGTTACTTTTATTGAGGTCTTGCGTGACAGGCCTCCTGGTCATGATTGGGAGCTTGAACCTGGAGTCACATGCGGTGACTATTTGTTTGGGATGTTACAG GGAACCCGTTCTGCTCTTTATGCAAATGACCGGGAATCCATCTCTGTTACTGTTCAAGAAGTAACTCCTAGAGCTGTTGGAGCACTGGTTGCACTTTATGAACGTGCTGTGGGGATTTATGCTTCTTTGGTAAATATCAACGCCTATCATCAGCCTG GTGTTGAGGCTGGGAAAAAGGCAGCTGGAGAAGTACTGGCACTTCAGAAAAGGGTGCTGACTGTACTAAATGAGGCCAC CTGCAAGGACCCTGCCGAAGCATTGACCCTAGATGAAATTGCAGATCGCTGTCATTGCCCAGAAGAT ATCGAGATGATCTACAAAATAATCCAGCACATGGCTGCGAACGACAGAGCACTTATAGCAGAAGGCAGCTGCGGTTCTCCTCGCAGCATCAAGGTTTATCTCGGAGAATGCAATGTAGATGAAGAAGACATGCAGGCTGCATAG
- the LOC112883065 gene encoding protein CURVATURE THYLAKOID 1D, chloroplastic-like, protein MALAARAGLVRVLPPRPSPTSRPKQLKQGLGGRGGASLSLRAKDSDDFGALLSEKPAAPTSANRDGWEGFGRGVAGAAKEEEEEKEEEVRSEPVSWDVLNQIGVELDSDKSYSALVYGTSAVVAIWISSIVVSALDSVPLVPQVMEVVGLGFTIWFTSRYLIFKENRDELITRVSSIKKQILGSHDN, encoded by the exons ATGGctctcgccgctcgcgccgggCTCGTGCGCGTCCTCCCTCCGCGACCCTCGCCGACCTCGCGGCCCAAGCAGCTCAAGCAAG GCTTaggcggccgcggcggggccTCGCTTTCCTTGCGGGCGAAGGACTCCGACGACTTCGGGGCCCTGCTCTCAGAGAAGCCCGCGGCGCCGACGTCGGCGAATCGGGACGGGTGGGAGGGGTTCGGCCGGGGTGTGGCCGGTGCggcgaaggaggaggaggaggagaaggaagagGAAGTGCGGAGCGAGCCGGTCTCGTGGGACGTTCTCAACCAGATCGGCGTCGAG TTGGACTCCGACAAATCATATTCCGCTCTCGTATATGGCACGTCTGCTGTTGTTGCAATTTGGATATCATCGATTGTGGTTTCTGCACTTGATTCAGTCCCTTTG GTTCCTCAGGTGATGGAAGTTGTTGGCCTTGGCTTCACAATTTGGTTCACATCGAGATATTTGATATTCAAG GAGAACCGTGATGAACTTATCACCAGAGTTAGCTCCATCAAGAAGCAAATATTAGGGTCTCATGACAACTGA
- the LOC112883062 gene encoding cyclin-D4-1-like: MPPSSYEMAASILLCAEDSSSILGLGAEGDEELLLRSRTRGEPSVEFPVPSEECVAGFLEAEAAHVPREDYAERLRAGGLDLRVRTDAVDWIWKVHAYYNFRPLTACLAVNYLDRFLSLYQLPEDKAWMTQLLSVACLSLAAKMEETYVPPSLDLQVGDARYVFEAKTIQRMELLLLSTLKWRMQAVTPFSYIDYFLHRLNGGDAPSRRAALRSAELILCITRGTHCLDFRPSEIAAAVAAAVAGEERAVDIDKACTHRMHKERVSRCLEAIKAAVVPLPPKTEGRSGGGRASSSVSVPRSPTGVLDAGCLSYRSDDTTAASSQASSFCDENDDSSPAVCSKRRKIRR; this comes from the exons ATGCCTCCGAGCAGCTACGAGATGGCGGCCTCCATCCTGCTCTGCGCGGAGGACAGCAGCAGCATCCTGGGCCTCGGAGCGGAGGGCGACGAGGAGTTGCTGCTGCGGAGCAGGACGCGTGGGGAGCCCAGCGTGGAGTTCCCCGTCCCCTCCGAGGAATGCGTCGCCGGGTTcctggaggcggaggcggcgcacGTGCCCCGGGAGGACTACGCCGAGAGGCTGCGCGCCGGCGGCTTGGATCTCCGCGTCCGGACGGACGCCGTCGACTGGATTTGGAAG GTTCACGCGTACTACAATTTCAGACCTCTCACGGCCTGCTTGGCCGTCAACTACCTTGACCGCTTCCTCTCGCTCTACCAGCTTCCA GAAGACAAAGCTTGGATGACGCAGCTGCTGTCCGTGGCATGCTTGTCCCTGGCTGCCAAGATGGAGGAGACCTACGTTCCCCCGTCCCTCGACCTGCAG GTCGGGGACGCACGGTACGTGTTCGAGGCGAAGACGATCCAGAGGATGGAGCTCCTGCTCCTCAGCACGCTCAAATGGAGGATGCAAGCGGTCACTCCCTTCTcgtacatcgactacttcctcCACCGGCTCAACGGCGGCGACGCGCCGAGCAGGCGCGCCGCCCTGCGATCTGCAGAGCTGATTCTGTGCATAACCAGAG GGACGCACTGCCTAGATTTCCGGCCCTCGGAGATCGCcgcggccgtcgccgccgccgtcgccggagaagAGCGCGCCGTAGATATCGACAAGGCTTGCACCCACCGTATGCATAAG GAGAGGGTGTCGCGATGCCTCGAAGCGATCAAGGCCGCCGTGGTGCCGCTGCCGCCTAAAACCGAaggccggagcggcggcggcagagcctcTTCCTCCGTCTCCGTGCCGCGGAGCCCCACGGGGGTGCTGGACGCCGGCTGCCTGAGCTACAGGAGCGACGACACGACTGCTGCCTCGTCGCAGGCAAGCTCCTTTTGCGATGAGAACGACGACAGCTCCCCGGCCGTTTgcagcaagaggaggaagattAGAAGATGA